One segment of Rhipicephalus sanguineus isolate Rsan-2018 chromosome 6, BIME_Rsan_1.4, whole genome shotgun sequence DNA contains the following:
- the LOC119397378 gene encoding uncharacterized protein LOC119397378, whose protein sequence is MLNPKVLRYPVLAIAVGRGISEMDLAELIASSFVPAADAAPGAAVRAASYTAPPLPAPEPNLAADIRSLCEEDVTLFELERVLLRKRKRSAPGPDGVTHHLLRNLDASKRPILLEASDRVFASGSLPAQWRTATVVPVLNGWENNGGNALHRLHWIADACNVFAPKQCGFRQHRATADCLAAVVSTLEQALHDKEMAIHLLLDVQSAFDSLPHASIVGAVRSLGVEGRLLDYARAFVADRTFGGPAVRVGGLAATSRAFSSTVRASLGKRASDTSG, encoded by the exons ATGCTTAACCCCAAGGTTCTACGCTACCCTGTGCTGGCCATCGCTGTGGGGCGTGGCATTTCGGAAATGGACCTTGCCGAACTGATTGCCTCCTCCTTCGTGCCTGCTGCGGACGCGGCCCCGGGTGCAGCTGTGCGCGCCGCGAGCTACACTGCACCACCCCTACCTGCCCCTGAGCCGAATCTCGCGGCAGACATCCGCTCGCTCTGCGAGGAGGATGTCACGCTCTTCGAGCTCGAGCGCGTTCTCTTGCGAAAGAGAAAACGCAGCGCACCTGGCCCGGATGGAGTAACCCATCATCTCTTGCGTAATCTCGACGCTTCCAAGCGCCCCATCCTGTTGGAAGCCTCTGACCGGGTGTTCGCAAGTGGATCCCTTCCTGCCCAGTGGCGCACGGCAACTGTCGTCCCAGTCCTCAA TGGCTGGGAAAACAATGGAGGAAATGCCCTTCATCGACTGCACTGGATTGCGGATGCGTGCAACGTCTTCGCCCCCAAGCAGTGCGGTTTCCGACAGCATCGTGCGACGGCCGATTGTCTGGCAGCCGTCGTCAGCACACTTGAGCAGGCTCTCCACGACAAGGAGATGGCCATCCACTTGCTTCTCGATGtccagtcggcgttcgactcgctgccCCACGCTTCAATCGTCGGTGCTGTGCGCTCCCTGGGCGTCGAGGGCAGGCTTCTCGATTATGCTCGGGCCTTCGTTGCAGACCGGACGTTTGGAGGGCCCGCCGTGCGCGTTGGAGGGCTCGCCGCCACCTCCCGTGCCTTCAGCTCGACGGTGCGAGCATCTCTTGGCAAACGAGCGTCCGATACCTCGGGCTAA